A stretch of Macadamia integrifolia cultivar HAES 741 chromosome 7, SCU_Mint_v3, whole genome shotgun sequence DNA encodes these proteins:
- the LOC122083242 gene encoding abscisic stress-ripening protein 3-like, giving the protein MAEEKKHHFFHHKEEKPVEDLTPEDYEKQEKHHKHLEQLGGLGALAAGAYALHEKHQAKKDTENSHGHKIREEVAAAVAVGAGGFAFHEHHQKKESKKEGESAHEKY; this is encoded by the exons ATGGCTGAGGAGAAGAAACACCACTTCTTTCACCACAAGGAGGAAAAGCCTGTAGAAGATTTGACCCCTGAAGATTATGAGAAACAAGAGAAACACCACAAGCACTTAGAGCAACTCGGCGGCCTAGGTGCTTTAGCTGCTGGTGCTTATGCTCTG CATGAGAAGCACCAGGCTAAGAAAGACACAGAGAATTCTCACGGCCACAAGATCAGAGAGGAGGTTGCAGCAGCTGTTGCAGTGGGAGCTGGTGGATTTGCCTTCCATGAGCACCATCAGaagaaagaatcaaagaaagaaggagagtcGGCTCACGAGAAGTATTGA
- the LOC122083071 gene encoding abscisic stress-ripening protein 3-like: MSKPTKEMSYEDHEKQVKHHKHLQQLGKLGAVAAGAYALHEKHKAKKDPENSHSHKVKEEIAATVAVGAVGFAFHEGHQKKEAKKEMWAHGKN, encoded by the exons ATGTCAAAGCCCACAAAAGAAATGAGCTATGAAGATCATGAGAAACAAGTGAAACATCACAAGCACTTACAGCAACTCGGCAAGCTTGGTGCTGTAGCTGCTGGTGCTTACGCTCTG CATGAGAAGCACAAGGCTAAGAAAGACCCAGAGAATTCTCACAGCCACAAGGTCAAAGAGGAGATTGCAGCAACGGTTGCAGTGGGAGCTGTTGGATTTGCCTTCCACGAGGGTCATCAGAAGAAAGAAGCTAAGAAAGAAATGTGGGCTCACGGGAAGAATTAA
- the LOC122083241 gene encoding abscisic stress-ripening protein 3-like has product MSEEKQHHHFFHRNKAENPVEELTAEDYEKKEKQHKHLEQLGGLGAIAAGAYALHEKHQAKKDPENSHSHKIREEIAAAVAVGAGGFAFHEHHQKKESKKEGESAHGN; this is encoded by the exons ATGTCTGAAGAGAAGCAACACCACCACTTCTTTCACCGCAACAAGGCGGAAAACCCTGTGGAAGAATTGACCGCCGAAGATtatgagaaaaaagagaaacaacaCAAGCACTTGGAGCAACTCGGTGGGCTAGGTGCCATAGCTGCTGGTGCTTATGCTCTG CATGAGAAGCACCAGGCTAAGAAAGACCCCGAGAATTCTCACAGCCACAAGATCAGAGAGGAGATTGCAGCAGCGGTTGCAGTGGGAGCTGGTGGATTTGCCTTCCATGAACACCATCAGAAGAAAGAATCTAAGAAAGAAGGAGAGTCGGCTCACGGGAATTGA
- the LOC122085263 gene encoding protein SET DOMAIN GROUP 41 isoform X1: MRGEMEMRAGEAIDMGEDIIPPIPPLAFSLHDLFLSSHCSACSRPLNDNNNNPSAFLPLLPTNSANVSSSSILYCSSLCSAADSEIHVSSGEYHLLRLFQSEPSTWTDDTSDLRTSLRLLLCFERLGLLSRHQNQNHHYQPNRIPSRIAGLISNRDRVEGGDPQSDEMFAKMRQGARLMSLARRTRDHSLPTPTSTASGHEHEPEQELEEFVLCQVLMNAVEVQIKEGHSLGVAVYGPGFSWINHSCSPNACYRFLLAGSEIQTCGESGSSIVASGDAELLKAWVCDESKFSQGWCGYGPRIVVRSIKPIKKGEEVFVTYTDLLQPKAVRHLELWMKYRFICNCRRCSASPKAYVDCILQDNAAILRATNSISENGFCSDEAYGDLSDFVDEAISEYLSVGDPESLCEKLESMLIGSMRSGQMQPTGEPLHPNLKLHPLHYLSLNAYISLVSAYKVRASHLLTLHSEMGDHQFKAFDMSRTSTAYSLLLAGVTHHLFLSETSLIATAGNVWIDAGESLLGLSRSSRWLPHSELLSSLHSRCSRCKLIDKLKTISAFPSSPSVSRQAEFEELSEWFLDCVSRFSPQVWPFLIHGHPFLRHLTDPVDFKWLGMPRTSTVGDYVTDVSLDYGDGRSCGVCRCKEECTDGERQAWNERILAGGGAGLHSRGGVVRGREGMEVVGLGRVVIEKGDLRKGEVEGCWG, from the exons ATGAGAGGAGAGATGGAGATGAGAGCAGGCGAAGCCATAGATATGGGAGAGGACATAATACCCCCAATCCCACCCCTCGCCTTCTCCCTCCACGACTTATTTCTTTCCTCTCACTGCTCCGCTTGTTCTCGCCCTCTTAatgataataacaataatccctctgctttccttcctcttctccccaCCAATTCTGCCAATGTCTCCTCCTCCTCTATTCTCTACTGCTCCTCCCTGTGCTCTGCCGCCGACTCCGAAATCCACGTATCGAGCGGGGAGTACCACCTCCTCCGCCTTTTCCAATCAGAGCCGAGCACTTGGACTGATGACACTTCCGACCTCCGCACCTCCCTCCGCCTCCTCCTCTGCTTTGAGAGGCTGGGGCTCCTCTCCCgccaccaaaaccaaaaccatcaCTACCAACCAAACAGGATCCCTAGCAGAATTGCTGGTTTGATCAGTAATCGCGATCGAGTGGAAGGTGGCGACCCCCAATCCGATGAGATGTTCGCAAAGATGCGTCAAGGCGCAAGGTTGATGTCTCTCGCACGAAGAACGCGTGATCACTCACTCCCCACTCCCACTTCCACTGCGAGTGGACATGAACATGAACCTGAACAAGAACTTGAGGAGTTTGTTCTGTGCCAGGTGTTAATGAACGCCGTGGAAGTGCAAATTAAAGAGGGGCACTCCCTCGGTGTCGCTGTCTACGGACCGGGTTTCTCCTGGATCAACCACAGCTGCTCTCCTAACGCCTGTTATCGGTTCCTCCTAGCTGGGTCGGAGATTCAAACCTGCGGTGAGTCAGGGTCTAGTATTGTCGCCAGTGGTGATGCAGAACTA TTGAAGGCATGGGTCTGTGATGAGAGCAAATTCAGCCAAG GATGGTGTGGGTATGGCCCGAGAATTGTTGTGAGGAGCATCAAGCCAATCAAGAAAGGAGAGGAAGTGTTCGTGACATACACTGACTTGTTGCAGCCTAAG GCAGTGAGGCATTTGGAATTGTGGATGAAATATCGGTTTATTTGCAACTGTAGGAGATGTAGTGCATCACCAAAGGCATATGTGGATTGTATTTTGCAA GATAATGCTGCCATCCTCAGGGCTACCAACTCAATTTCGGAAAATGGTTTCTGCAGTGATGAGGCATACGGAGATCTCAGTGATTTTGTGGATGAAGCTATAAGTGAATATCTGTCAGTTGGGGACCCTGAATCTTTGTGTGAGAAGCTGGAGAGTATGCTCATTGGAAGTATGAGGAGTGGACAGATGCAACCAACGGGGGAGCCATTGCATCCAAATTTGAAGTTGCATCCCCTTCATTATCTCTCTCTGAATGCCTATATCAGTCTGGTGTCTGCCTATAAGGTACGAGCAAGTCACTTACTGACTCTTCATTCAGAAATGGGCGATCATCAGTTCAAAGCTTTTGACATGAGCAGGACCAGCACTGCATATTCTTTGTTGCTTGCAGGGGTAACCCACCACTTGTTCCTCTCTGAAACTTCCTTGATAGCAACAGCTGGCAATGTATGGATTGATGCTGGAGAGTCCTTGTTGGGTCTCTCTAGGAGCTCAAGATGGTTGCCTCATTCAGAACTCCTATCCTCCCTTCACAGTAGATGCAGCAGGTGCAAATTGATTGACAAATTAAAAACAATTTCAGCTTTTCCTTCGTCTCCAAGTGTCTCCAGACAGGCAGAATTTGAAGAGTTATCTGAATGGTTTCTTGACTGTGTCTCAAGGTTTTCACCACAGGTCTGGCCTTTCTTGATTCATGGACATCCTTTCCTTAGACATTTGACTGATCCTGTTGATTTCAAATGGCTTGGAATGCCAAGAACTTCCACTGTTGGGGACTATGTCACTGATGTCAGTCTTGATTATGGGGATGGACGAAGTTGTGGTGTATGTAGATGTAAAGAGGAGTGCACCGATGGAGAAAG GCAAGCATGGAACGAGAGGATACTAGCAGGTGGTGGTGCGGGACTGCATAGCCGGGGTGGGGTGGTGCGGGGCAGGGAAGGAATGGAAGTTGTAGGGTTAGGCAGAGTGGTCATCGAGAAGGGTGATCTGAGAAAGGGGGAGGTGGAGGGTTGTTGGGggtaa
- the LOC122085263 gene encoding protein SET DOMAIN GROUP 41 isoform X2: protein MRGEMEMRAGEAIDMGEDIIPPIPPLAFSLHDLFLSSHCSACSRPLNDNNNNPSAFLPLLPTNSANVSSSSILYCSSLCSAADSEIHVSSGEYHLLRLFQSEPSTWTDDTSDLRTSLRLLLCFERLGLLSRHQNQNHHYQPNRIPSRIAGLISNRDRVEGGDPQSDEMFAKMRQGARLMSLARRTRDHSLPTPTSTASGHEHEPEQELEEFVLCQVLMNAVEVQIKEGHSLGVAVYGPGFSWINHSCSPNACYRFLLAGSEIQTCGESGSSIVASGDAELLKAWVCDESKFSQGWCGYGPRIVVRSIKPIKKGEEVFVTYTDLLQPKAVRHLELWMKYRFICNCRRCSASPKAYVDCILQDNAAILRATNSISENGFCSDEAYGDLSDFVDEAISEYLSVGDPESLCEKLESMLIGSMRSGQMQPTGEPLHPNLKLHPLHYLSLNAYISLVSAYKVRASHLLTLHSEMGDHQFKAFDMSRTSTAYSLLLAGVTHHLFLSETSLIATAGNVWIDAGESLLGLSRSSRWLPHSELLSSLHSRCSRCKLIDKLKTISAFPSSPSVSRQAEFEELSEWFLDCVSRFSPQVWPFLIHGHPFLRHLTDPVDFKWLGMPRTSTVGDYVTDVSLDYGDGRSCGVCRCKEECTDGERSVLFQFGAHCLLYGGYLSSICYGSYGSLTHYVRNVLHGENMTL, encoded by the exons ATGAGAGGAGAGATGGAGATGAGAGCAGGCGAAGCCATAGATATGGGAGAGGACATAATACCCCCAATCCCACCCCTCGCCTTCTCCCTCCACGACTTATTTCTTTCCTCTCACTGCTCCGCTTGTTCTCGCCCTCTTAatgataataacaataatccctctgctttccttcctcttctccccaCCAATTCTGCCAATGTCTCCTCCTCCTCTATTCTCTACTGCTCCTCCCTGTGCTCTGCCGCCGACTCCGAAATCCACGTATCGAGCGGGGAGTACCACCTCCTCCGCCTTTTCCAATCAGAGCCGAGCACTTGGACTGATGACACTTCCGACCTCCGCACCTCCCTCCGCCTCCTCCTCTGCTTTGAGAGGCTGGGGCTCCTCTCCCgccaccaaaaccaaaaccatcaCTACCAACCAAACAGGATCCCTAGCAGAATTGCTGGTTTGATCAGTAATCGCGATCGAGTGGAAGGTGGCGACCCCCAATCCGATGAGATGTTCGCAAAGATGCGTCAAGGCGCAAGGTTGATGTCTCTCGCACGAAGAACGCGTGATCACTCACTCCCCACTCCCACTTCCACTGCGAGTGGACATGAACATGAACCTGAACAAGAACTTGAGGAGTTTGTTCTGTGCCAGGTGTTAATGAACGCCGTGGAAGTGCAAATTAAAGAGGGGCACTCCCTCGGTGTCGCTGTCTACGGACCGGGTTTCTCCTGGATCAACCACAGCTGCTCTCCTAACGCCTGTTATCGGTTCCTCCTAGCTGGGTCGGAGATTCAAACCTGCGGTGAGTCAGGGTCTAGTATTGTCGCCAGTGGTGATGCAGAACTA TTGAAGGCATGGGTCTGTGATGAGAGCAAATTCAGCCAAG GATGGTGTGGGTATGGCCCGAGAATTGTTGTGAGGAGCATCAAGCCAATCAAGAAAGGAGAGGAAGTGTTCGTGACATACACTGACTTGTTGCAGCCTAAG GCAGTGAGGCATTTGGAATTGTGGATGAAATATCGGTTTATTTGCAACTGTAGGAGATGTAGTGCATCACCAAAGGCATATGTGGATTGTATTTTGCAA GATAATGCTGCCATCCTCAGGGCTACCAACTCAATTTCGGAAAATGGTTTCTGCAGTGATGAGGCATACGGAGATCTCAGTGATTTTGTGGATGAAGCTATAAGTGAATATCTGTCAGTTGGGGACCCTGAATCTTTGTGTGAGAAGCTGGAGAGTATGCTCATTGGAAGTATGAGGAGTGGACAGATGCAACCAACGGGGGAGCCATTGCATCCAAATTTGAAGTTGCATCCCCTTCATTATCTCTCTCTGAATGCCTATATCAGTCTGGTGTCTGCCTATAAGGTACGAGCAAGTCACTTACTGACTCTTCATTCAGAAATGGGCGATCATCAGTTCAAAGCTTTTGACATGAGCAGGACCAGCACTGCATATTCTTTGTTGCTTGCAGGGGTAACCCACCACTTGTTCCTCTCTGAAACTTCCTTGATAGCAACAGCTGGCAATGTATGGATTGATGCTGGAGAGTCCTTGTTGGGTCTCTCTAGGAGCTCAAGATGGTTGCCTCATTCAGAACTCCTATCCTCCCTTCACAGTAGATGCAGCAGGTGCAAATTGATTGACAAATTAAAAACAATTTCAGCTTTTCCTTCGTCTCCAAGTGTCTCCAGACAGGCAGAATTTGAAGAGTTATCTGAATGGTTTCTTGACTGTGTCTCAAGGTTTTCACCACAGGTCTGGCCTTTCTTGATTCATGGACATCCTTTCCTTAGACATTTGACTGATCCTGTTGATTTCAAATGGCTTGGAATGCCAAGAACTTCCACTGTTGGGGACTATGTCACTGATGTCAGTCTTGATTATGGGGATGGACGAAGTTGTGGTGTATGTAGATGTAAAGAGGAGTGCACCGATGGAGAAAGGTCAGTTCTCTTTCAATTCGGTGCTCATTGTTTACTCTATGGAGGGTATCTATCAAGTATTTGTTATGGTTCTTATGGCTCTTTGACTCACTATGTTAGAAATGTACTTCATGGAGAAAACATGACTCTGTAA
- the LOC122085263 gene encoding protein SET DOMAIN GROUP 41 isoform X3, translating to MRGEMEMRAGEAIDMGEDIIPPIPPLAFSLHDLFLSSHCSACSRPLNDNNNNPSAFLPLLPTNSANVSSSSILYCSSLCSAADSEIHVSSGEYHLLRLFQSEPSTWTDDTSDLRTSLRLLLCFERLGLLSRHQNQNHHYQPNRIPSRIAGLISNRDRVEGGDPQSDEMFAKMRQGARLMSLARRTRDHSLPTPTSTASGHEHEPEQELEEFVLCQVLMNAVEVQIKEGHSLGVAVYGPGFSWINHSCSPNACYRFLLAGSEIQTCGESGSSIVASGDAELLKAWVCDESKFSQGWCGYGPRIVVRSIKPIKKGEEVFVTYTDLLQPKAVRHLELWMKYRFICNCRRCSASPKAYVDCILQDNAAILRATNSISENGFCSDEAYGDLSDFVDEAISEYLSVGDPESLCEKLESMLIGSMRSGQMQPTGEPLHPNLKLHPLHYLSLNAYISLVSAYKVRASHLLTLHSEMGDHQFKAFDMSRTSTAYSLLLAGVTHHLFLSETSLIATAGNVWIDAGESLLGLSRSSRWLPHSELLSSLHSRCSRFSPQVWPFLIHGHPFLRHLTDPVDFKWLGMPRTSTVGDYVTDVSLDYGDGRSCGVCRCKEECTDGERQAWNERILAGGGAGLHSRGGVVRGREGMEVVGLGRVVIEKGDLRKGEVEGCWG from the exons ATGAGAGGAGAGATGGAGATGAGAGCAGGCGAAGCCATAGATATGGGAGAGGACATAATACCCCCAATCCCACCCCTCGCCTTCTCCCTCCACGACTTATTTCTTTCCTCTCACTGCTCCGCTTGTTCTCGCCCTCTTAatgataataacaataatccctctgctttccttcctcttctccccaCCAATTCTGCCAATGTCTCCTCCTCCTCTATTCTCTACTGCTCCTCCCTGTGCTCTGCCGCCGACTCCGAAATCCACGTATCGAGCGGGGAGTACCACCTCCTCCGCCTTTTCCAATCAGAGCCGAGCACTTGGACTGATGACACTTCCGACCTCCGCACCTCCCTCCGCCTCCTCCTCTGCTTTGAGAGGCTGGGGCTCCTCTCCCgccaccaaaaccaaaaccatcaCTACCAACCAAACAGGATCCCTAGCAGAATTGCTGGTTTGATCAGTAATCGCGATCGAGTGGAAGGTGGCGACCCCCAATCCGATGAGATGTTCGCAAAGATGCGTCAAGGCGCAAGGTTGATGTCTCTCGCACGAAGAACGCGTGATCACTCACTCCCCACTCCCACTTCCACTGCGAGTGGACATGAACATGAACCTGAACAAGAACTTGAGGAGTTTGTTCTGTGCCAGGTGTTAATGAACGCCGTGGAAGTGCAAATTAAAGAGGGGCACTCCCTCGGTGTCGCTGTCTACGGACCGGGTTTCTCCTGGATCAACCACAGCTGCTCTCCTAACGCCTGTTATCGGTTCCTCCTAGCTGGGTCGGAGATTCAAACCTGCGGTGAGTCAGGGTCTAGTATTGTCGCCAGTGGTGATGCAGAACTA TTGAAGGCATGGGTCTGTGATGAGAGCAAATTCAGCCAAG GATGGTGTGGGTATGGCCCGAGAATTGTTGTGAGGAGCATCAAGCCAATCAAGAAAGGAGAGGAAGTGTTCGTGACATACACTGACTTGTTGCAGCCTAAG GCAGTGAGGCATTTGGAATTGTGGATGAAATATCGGTTTATTTGCAACTGTAGGAGATGTAGTGCATCACCAAAGGCATATGTGGATTGTATTTTGCAA GATAATGCTGCCATCCTCAGGGCTACCAACTCAATTTCGGAAAATGGTTTCTGCAGTGATGAGGCATACGGAGATCTCAGTGATTTTGTGGATGAAGCTATAAGTGAATATCTGTCAGTTGGGGACCCTGAATCTTTGTGTGAGAAGCTGGAGAGTATGCTCATTGGAAGTATGAGGAGTGGACAGATGCAACCAACGGGGGAGCCATTGCATCCAAATTTGAAGTTGCATCCCCTTCATTATCTCTCTCTGAATGCCTATATCAGTCTGGTGTCTGCCTATAAGGTACGAGCAAGTCACTTACTGACTCTTCATTCAGAAATGGGCGATCATCAGTTCAAAGCTTTTGACATGAGCAGGACCAGCACTGCATATTCTTTGTTGCTTGCAGGGGTAACCCACCACTTGTTCCTCTCTGAAACTTCCTTGATAGCAACAGCTGGCAATGTATGGATTGATGCTGGAGAGTCCTTGTTGGGTCTCTCTAGGAGCTCAAGATGGTTGCCTCATTCAGAACTCCTATCCTCCCTTCACAGTAGATGCAGCAG GTTTTCACCACAGGTCTGGCCTTTCTTGATTCATGGACATCCTTTCCTTAGACATTTGACTGATCCTGTTGATTTCAAATGGCTTGGAATGCCAAGAACTTCCACTGTTGGGGACTATGTCACTGATGTCAGTCTTGATTATGGGGATGGACGAAGTTGTGGTGTATGTAGATGTAAAGAGGAGTGCACCGATGGAGAAAG GCAAGCATGGAACGAGAGGATACTAGCAGGTGGTGGTGCGGGACTGCATAGCCGGGGTGGGGTGGTGCGGGGCAGGGAAGGAATGGAAGTTGTAGGGTTAGGCAGAGTGGTCATCGAGAAGGGTGATCTGAGAAAGGGGGAGGTGGAGGGTTGTTGGGggtaa
- the LOC122085263 gene encoding protein SET DOMAIN GROUP 41 isoform X4 — translation MRGEMEMRAGEAIDMGEDIIPPIPPLAFSLHDLFLSSHCSACSRPLNDNNNNPSAFLPLLPTNSANVSSSSILYCSSLCSAADSEIHVSSGEYHLLRLFQSEPSTWTDDTSDLRTSLRLLLCFERLGLLSRHQNQNHHYQPNRIPSRIAGLISNRDRVEGGDPQSDEMFAKMRQGARLMSLARRTRDHSLPTPTSTASGHEHEPEQELEEFVLCQVLMNAVEVQIKEGHSLGVAVYGPGFSWINHSCSPNACYRFLLAGSEIQTCGESGSSIVASGDAELLKAWVCDESKFSQGWCGYGPRIVVRSIKPIKKGEEVFVTYTDLLQPKAVRHLELWMKYRFICNCRRCSASPKAYVDCILQDNAAILRATNSISENGFCSDEAYGDLSDFVDEAISEYLSVGDPESLCEKLESMLIGSMRSGQMQPTGEPLHPNLKLHPLHYLSLNAYISLVSAYKVRASHLLTLHSEMGDHQFKAFDMSRTSTAYSLLLAGVTHHLFLSETSLIATAGNVWIDAGESLLGLSRSSRWLPHSELLSSLHSRCSRCKLIDKLKTISAFPSSPSVSRQAEFEELSEWFLDCVSRFSPQVWPFLIHGHPFLRHLTDPVDFKWLGMPRTSTVGDYVTDVSLDYGDGRSCGVCRCKEECTDGERKTS, via the exons ATGAGAGGAGAGATGGAGATGAGAGCAGGCGAAGCCATAGATATGGGAGAGGACATAATACCCCCAATCCCACCCCTCGCCTTCTCCCTCCACGACTTATTTCTTTCCTCTCACTGCTCCGCTTGTTCTCGCCCTCTTAatgataataacaataatccctctgctttccttcctcttctccccaCCAATTCTGCCAATGTCTCCTCCTCCTCTATTCTCTACTGCTCCTCCCTGTGCTCTGCCGCCGACTCCGAAATCCACGTATCGAGCGGGGAGTACCACCTCCTCCGCCTTTTCCAATCAGAGCCGAGCACTTGGACTGATGACACTTCCGACCTCCGCACCTCCCTCCGCCTCCTCCTCTGCTTTGAGAGGCTGGGGCTCCTCTCCCgccaccaaaaccaaaaccatcaCTACCAACCAAACAGGATCCCTAGCAGAATTGCTGGTTTGATCAGTAATCGCGATCGAGTGGAAGGTGGCGACCCCCAATCCGATGAGATGTTCGCAAAGATGCGTCAAGGCGCAAGGTTGATGTCTCTCGCACGAAGAACGCGTGATCACTCACTCCCCACTCCCACTTCCACTGCGAGTGGACATGAACATGAACCTGAACAAGAACTTGAGGAGTTTGTTCTGTGCCAGGTGTTAATGAACGCCGTGGAAGTGCAAATTAAAGAGGGGCACTCCCTCGGTGTCGCTGTCTACGGACCGGGTTTCTCCTGGATCAACCACAGCTGCTCTCCTAACGCCTGTTATCGGTTCCTCCTAGCTGGGTCGGAGATTCAAACCTGCGGTGAGTCAGGGTCTAGTATTGTCGCCAGTGGTGATGCAGAACTA TTGAAGGCATGGGTCTGTGATGAGAGCAAATTCAGCCAAG GATGGTGTGGGTATGGCCCGAGAATTGTTGTGAGGAGCATCAAGCCAATCAAGAAAGGAGAGGAAGTGTTCGTGACATACACTGACTTGTTGCAGCCTAAG GCAGTGAGGCATTTGGAATTGTGGATGAAATATCGGTTTATTTGCAACTGTAGGAGATGTAGTGCATCACCAAAGGCATATGTGGATTGTATTTTGCAA GATAATGCTGCCATCCTCAGGGCTACCAACTCAATTTCGGAAAATGGTTTCTGCAGTGATGAGGCATACGGAGATCTCAGTGATTTTGTGGATGAAGCTATAAGTGAATATCTGTCAGTTGGGGACCCTGAATCTTTGTGTGAGAAGCTGGAGAGTATGCTCATTGGAAGTATGAGGAGTGGACAGATGCAACCAACGGGGGAGCCATTGCATCCAAATTTGAAGTTGCATCCCCTTCATTATCTCTCTCTGAATGCCTATATCAGTCTGGTGTCTGCCTATAAGGTACGAGCAAGTCACTTACTGACTCTTCATTCAGAAATGGGCGATCATCAGTTCAAAGCTTTTGACATGAGCAGGACCAGCACTGCATATTCTTTGTTGCTTGCAGGGGTAACCCACCACTTGTTCCTCTCTGAAACTTCCTTGATAGCAACAGCTGGCAATGTATGGATTGATGCTGGAGAGTCCTTGTTGGGTCTCTCTAGGAGCTCAAGATGGTTGCCTCATTCAGAACTCCTATCCTCCCTTCACAGTAGATGCAGCAGGTGCAAATTGATTGACAAATTAAAAACAATTTCAGCTTTTCCTTCGTCTCCAAGTGTCTCCAGACAGGCAGAATTTGAAGAGTTATCTGAATGGTTTCTTGACTGTGTCTCAAGGTTTTCACCACAGGTCTGGCCTTTCTTGATTCATGGACATCCTTTCCTTAGACATTTGACTGATCCTGTTGATTTCAAATGGCTTGGAATGCCAAGAACTTCCACTGTTGGGGACTATGTCACTGATGTCAGTCTTGATTATGGGGATGGACGAAGTTGTGGTGTATGTAGATGTAAAGAGGAGTGCACCGATGGAGAAAG GAAAACTTCCTAA